The genomic region CCGAGTCCGGTCATGGGATAGCCGACTGCCGCTTCGAAGTCCGGGATGAAAGGCGAGGTCGGCACCCAGCGGAGACCGGTCTGCGGCCAGCTCATGTAGCGTTTCCAGCCGTCCATCTGTACCACGTGGAGAACGCCTTGCAGGCGCTGTTGCTCGCTGACGTCGAGTACGCCCGGCTTGGACACGGCCATGCGCGCCAGCTCTCCGATGGTCAGGCCGTGAACGTAGGGAACTTGGAAAGAGCCAACGTAGCTCATCCACTTCGTTTCCAGCGGCGGGCCGTCGACCTTCAGGCCGCCTAGCGGATTGGGCCGATCCAGCACCACGACCTCCTTGCCGTTTTCGAAGCAGGCTTCGATGGCCAGTTTCATGCAGCTGACGAAGGTGTAGCTGCGGGTGCCGACATCCTGCAGATCGATGATCAGGGTGTCGATGGTCTGTAGCATCTCCGGCGTGGGCTTGCGGTATTTGCCGTAGAGGGAGTAGACCGGCAGCCCGGTGCGCTGGTCGACTTTGTCCAGCACCGGCACATCGGCTTTTTCGTCTCCGTAGATGCCGTGCTCCGGACCGAAAAGCGCCACGAGCTGCACGCCGCGAGCGCTGCGCAGCACCTGGATGGTGCTGACCCCGTGGCGGTTCACTCCCGCTGGGTGAGTGAGCAGACCGACCCGTTTGCCGCGGATCAGCTGGAAGTTTTCCGATTCCAAGACGTCGATGCCCAGGAGAATCGGCGTGGTTGTATTCGATCGCTGGATATACTGCCCGTGAGTGGGGGCGGCGGCGAGAATGCCTGCGAAGGCGAGGGCGAGATGGATGAGGCGGCGCAGGGCGCTAGGCGTGTGATGAGGGAATCTCCACATGAATAAGGGGAGAAATTGGCTGCTTGATCCCTCCGGGGCAAACCTAACTTTTAAGCATGCGCTTGACGTCGACCCCTTTGCTGAGGCGGCGAAAAATCACGAAGCGCACGATCATATCCACGATAAAGCCGAAGATGAGCCCGACGATGATGCCTCCGATCACCGTGTTGTAGGTCACGCGCACGATGCCTTGGTGCATGGAGGGCAGGTGCCAAAGATCGACCAGCCAGGCGCCGACCTTGGCGGTGAAGATGTAGATGGG from Pelagicoccus sp. SDUM812003 harbors:
- a CDS encoding DUF1343 domain-containing protein, encoding MWRFPHHTPSALRRLIHLALAFAGILAAAPTHGQYIQRSNTTTPILLGIDVLESENFQLIRGKRVGLLTHPAGVNRHGVSTIQVLRSARGVQLVALFGPEHGIYGDEKADVPVLDKVDQRTGLPVYSLYGKYRKPTPEMLQTIDTLIIDLQDVGTRSYTFVSCMKLAIEACFENGKEVVVLDRPNPLGGLKVDGPPLETKWMSYVGSFQVPYVHGLTIGELARMAVSKPGVLDVSEQQRLQGVLHVVQMDGWKRYMSWPQTGLRWVPTSPFIPDFEAAVGYPMTGLGAQIGGFKHGIGSEYPFRCLRYGDMDIDKLKAELEAKNIPGIDFVKRKTNQGTGLYIKVTDWNSWRPTELSFHMMQLTAKFENGNPFATAPESTANLFNKHVGSSSWWDHLATKGEWANVEGYVMLWQRQAKQFQIDSRRYWFYD